The Brasilonema sennae CENA114 genome includes a region encoding these proteins:
- a CDS encoding peptidoglycan-binding domain-containing protein, giving the protein MMKTFAKFALSLCLAVMVSLFWMTDSLVASATPLSVGTTLAAASTQSAVKVDFIGLNSSLNTKAEVKAIQEALNKVATKAGFKAIQVDGVFGPNTEKAVKKFQEHKGLLSDGKVGKRTVTALEISWKSLPKLAQALGIPSNVA; this is encoded by the coding sequence ATGATGAAAACTTTTGCTAAGTTCGCTCTATCTTTGTGTCTAGCTGTAATGGTGTCTTTGTTTTGGATGACTGATTCTCTAGTAGCTAGTGCTACTCCACTATCAGTTGGCACTACACTTGCTGCTGCTTCAACACAATCAGCCGTCAAAGTTGATTTTATTGGACTAAACTCATCACTAAACACAAAAGCAGAAGTTAAGGCGATTCAAGAAGCCCTGAATAAAGTGGCAACAAAAGCTGGTTTTAAAGCAATTCAGGTAGATGGTGTTTTTGGACCAAACACAGAAAAAGCTGTGAAGAAGTTTCAGGAGCATAAGGGTCTATTATCAGATGGGAAAGTAGGCAAAAGAACAGTAACTGCATTAGAAATATCGTGGAAATCGTTGCCAAAGTTGGCTCAGGCATTAGGAATACCGTCTAATGTTGCATAA
- a CDS encoding YaaW family protein — MDELRVALELASDEELQDLTAILFSRKFNPLDYVHTPEPIEVQSKGRKAWLDALEQRFRFLAADGITVLRGRSRQVTYRQALIQVCKYLKMPYSSQLTTVDLEAEVFLHLLGQVWRKLPQKDKQKLTVRIQRQLAKAELTEPLPLTLQRDPLGLLLKGGSALAVTSVLQPVLLKQIARQFAMHFATYQVAKEAVIQGSGAAANQFQNYATLQMAKRGMTVNAARYGVTRSVFAFLGPVMWSWFLADLGWRAIATNYGRIIPTIFALAQIRLTRAECWEPA, encoded by the coding sequence TTGGATGAACTAAGGGTAGCACTAGAGCTAGCAAGCGACGAAGAATTGCAAGATCTAACGGCAATTCTGTTTAGTCGTAAGTTTAATCCTCTAGATTATGTTCACACACCGGAACCTATAGAAGTGCAAAGCAAAGGTCGCAAAGCTTGGCTAGATGCACTAGAGCAACGCTTTCGTTTTTTGGCAGCAGATGGGATCACGGTTCTGCGGGGACGCAGCCGTCAGGTGACTTACCGACAAGCGCTGATTCAAGTGTGTAAATATTTGAAAATGCCTTATTCTAGTCAACTGACAACAGTTGATTTAGAAGCTGAGGTATTTCTGCACCTGTTGGGGCAGGTGTGGAGAAAATTGCCACAAAAGGACAAGCAAAAATTGACTGTGCGCATACAACGTCAGCTAGCAAAAGCAGAATTAACAGAACCGCTACCACTGACATTGCAGCGAGATCCCTTGGGATTACTTCTCAAAGGCGGTAGCGCCCTTGCTGTCACCTCCGTTCTCCAGCCAGTGTTGCTCAAACAAATTGCTCGTCAATTTGCGATGCACTTTGCGACATATCAAGTTGCCAAAGAAGCCGTGATTCAAGGTTCTGGAGCAGCAGCAAATCAGTTTCAAAATTATGCCACACTGCAGATGGCAAAGCGGGGTATGACTGTTAATGCCGCTCGTTATGGAGTCACTCGCAGTGTGTTTGCCTTTTTAGGACCAGTGATGTGGAGTTGGTTTCTTGCGGACTTGGGGTGGAGAGCGATCGCCACTAACTACGGTCGGATTATACCTACCATCTTTGCCTTAGCTCAAATTCGTTTGACTCGTGCTGAATGTTGGGAACCTGCTTGA
- a CDS encoding response regulator: MFFETALQLIEANLETKTGKHLTSPEKEILKAAWNNEPYNTVADSLYLSVGYIKDLAYPLWQQLSDLFEKKVTKNNFRNILTEQSAKSILTPTEIAACDIEQNLDPKGNILILDDVVENLQVLTEILTKKGYKVRCVTNAVMAFKTINHNPPDVILLDIKMPSMDGYQVCATLKADVESAQIPVIFLSALEETIDKIKAFEIGGLDYITKPFEPEEVIARIQTQLTIQQQKRQLREEIQQHQQTAEILYQSRALLASVLDTSRDGIAAMQVVRDMTTGEVEDFRYLVVNPALAKLLGKKREDLMGTSMQKTRFNQLIPRLFDLLAQVVETGQALEQKFYWSNDNIQKWYDLTAIKLGDGCSINIRQISEIHQMNSPLTQIANLV, from the coding sequence ATGTTCTTTGAAACAGCACTGCAACTTATAGAAGCTAACCTTGAAACCAAGACGGGGAAACATCTGACATCCCCAGAAAAAGAAATCCTCAAAGCTGCTTGGAACAACGAACCATATAACACAGTCGCCGATAGCTTATACTTGAGTGTGGGGTATATCAAAGACTTAGCTTATCCCTTGTGGCAGCAGCTTTCAGACTTATTCGAGAAAAAAGTCACCAAGAATAACTTTCGCAATATACTCACTGAGCAAAGTGCCAAATCCATTCTCACTCCAACAGAAATCGCAGCCTGCGATATTGAGCAAAATTTAGATCCCAAAGGCAATATATTAATTCTTGATGATGTGGTAGAGAACTTGCAGGTGCTCACAGAGATATTAACCAAAAAAGGTTACAAAGTTCGCTGCGTTACCAACGCTGTGATGGCATTCAAGACAATCAACCATAACCCGCCTGATGTGATTTTGTTGGATATTAAAATGCCTTCGATGGATGGCTACCAAGTTTGCGCAACACTGAAAGCCGATGTCGAATCCGCACAAATACCCGTTATTTTCTTAAGCGCCCTAGAAGAAACTATCGATAAAATTAAAGCCTTTGAAATAGGGGGATTGGACTATATCACAAAACCCTTTGAGCCTGAAGAAGTCATTGCCCGAATACAAACCCAACTCACTATCCAACAACAAAAGCGCCAACTACGAGAAGAAATTCAGCAACATCAACAAACCGCAGAAATTCTCTACCAATCTCGCGCCCTCCTCGCGAGTGTATTAGACACTTCCCGAGATGGAATTGCAGCTATGCAGGTGGTAAGAGATATGACTACTGGGGAAGTAGAAGACTTTCGCTATCTGGTAGTTAATCCCGCACTAGCCAAATTATTGGGCAAAAAACGAGAAGATCTGATGGGTACATCCATGCAGAAAACACGATTTAATCAACTCATTCCTAGATTATTTGATTTATTAGCCCAGGTCGTAGAAACAGGACAAGCACTAGAGCAAAAGTTTTACTGGTCAAATGATAATATTCAAAAATGGTATGACTTGACTGCTATTAAATTGGGAGATGGCTGTTCAATTAACATCCGTCAAATTTCAGAAATCCACCAGATGAATTCTCCGTTGACGCAAATAGCGAATTTGGTTTGA
- a CDS encoding serine/threonine-protein kinase, translated as MTAQINPGTLINNRYLIKKILGQGGFGRTYLAFDTQRFDEACVLKEFVPTTTKPKIIRKSRELFEREAKVLYQIQHPQIPTFMAWLTENERLFIVLEYIDGKNYSEILSERLSNKGRPFSETEVRAWLLDMLPVLEYIHDRKILHRDISLENVMLRHNESKPMLIDFGAVKEKLTQILSAQSPNHQYSAQNSVVGKIGYSAPEQLRIGCSYPSSDIYSLAVSAVILLTGRMPHVLMDGSLNWQWRSYANISDSLARILEKMLAEVPIERYQSAKEVFIELNDNNSSLSLGGVSSPLPKTPQIQTNTTHGQEKQNSQTNIQSHTQTPVSLNPEFLEFVGRELTSFVGPIASVLMTNTLNQSPQIAQKEFSEALAREIFDPQKAQEFRNRLQLAVEPNSASSSSYQALGNYPAISDPEFLDRCRRELISFVGPFASVILIKDALNEHPRLTPTQLIETLMAEIPDEQKAQKFKERIHKITSQIKSPGAIASRINHLR; from the coding sequence ATGACTGCACAAATAAATCCAGGAACTTTAATCAATAACCGTTATCTGATTAAGAAGATTCTTGGACAAGGGGGGTTTGGACGAACTTACTTAGCATTTGATACTCAGCGTTTTGATGAAGCCTGTGTTCTCAAAGAGTTTGTACCTACAACCACGAAACCAAAGATTATTCGTAAATCTAGGGAGTTATTTGAGCGGGAAGCTAAAGTTTTATACCAAATTCAGCATCCCCAAATTCCCACATTTATGGCTTGGTTGACGGAGAACGAACGGCTGTTTATTGTCCTAGAATATATTGATGGCAAAAATTACTCAGAAATTTTATCGGAACGTCTTTCAAACAAAGGTAGACCATTTTCCGAAACTGAAGTCAGAGCATGGCTACTAGATATGTTGCCAGTTTTGGAATATATCCACGATCGCAAGATTCTTCACCGGGATATTTCACTGGAAAATGTTATGCTTCGCCATAACGAATCTAAACCCATGCTGATTGACTTTGGGGCGGTTAAGGAGAAATTGACTCAGATATTATCAGCCCAATCTCCAAATCATCAATACTCAGCTCAGAATTCAGTAGTGGGGAAAATTGGCTACTCTGCACCAGAACAGCTACGTATAGGATGTTCCTACCCCTCAAGTGATATTTACTCACTTGCTGTTTCTGCGGTTATCCTTTTGACTGGAAGAATGCCACATGTGTTGATGGATGGTTCTCTAAACTGGCAATGGCGCTCCTATGCCAATATCAGTGACTCTCTAGCTCGCATACTAGAAAAAATGTTGGCAGAAGTACCAATAGAGCGCTACCAATCAGCAAAAGAAGTTTTCATTGAACTTAATGATAATAACTCATCATTGTCACTTGGTGGGGTTTCGAGTCCGTTACCAAAAACACCGCAAATTCAAACTAACACTACACACGGGCAGGAAAAGCAAAACAGCCAAACAAATATTCAATCGCATACACAAACACCAGTCTCTCTCAACCCAGAATTTTTAGAGTTTGTCGGGCGAGAATTAACTAGTTTTGTTGGTCCTATCGCCAGTGTTTTGATGACAAACACTTTGAACCAAAGCCCACAGATAGCCCAAAAGGAATTTAGCGAAGCGCTAGCTAGGGAAATTTTTGATCCACAAAAGGCACAAGAGTTTAGAAATCGCCTCCAACTTGCTGTTGAACCTAACTCAGCTTCTAGCAGTTCATACCAAGCCCTTGGAAATTATCCTGCAATTAGCGATCCAGAGTTTTTAGATCGTTGTCGGCGAGAACTAATTAGTTTTGTTGGTCCTTTTGCTAGCGTCATTCTTATCAAAGATGCTTTAAACGAACACCCAAGGTTAACTCCAACCCAACTTATAGAAACTTTGATGGCAGAAATTCCTGATGAGCAAAAAGCACAAAAATTTAAAGAACGCATTCATAAAATCACAAGTCAGATCAAATCCCCTGGGGCGATTGCTAGCAGAATTAATCATTTACGTTGA
- a CDS encoding N-acetylmuramoyl-L-alanine amidase, producing the protein MKVCIDPGHGGKGPGAIGKNPFDLKEKIANV; encoded by the coding sequence ATGAAAGTATGTATTGATCCTGGTCATGGTGGAAAAGGTCCCGGAGCTATAGGTAAAAATCCATTTGACTTGAAAGAAAAAATCGCAAACGTTTAA
- a CDS encoding O-antigen ligase family protein → MLGTCLKTAFRHPNPSLQSSWNYAQLGILVFPLLPFLGAVGIVLAILGGWFTQYRAIIRRPLHWGFALLSVFMLITVSFANDKTAAFLGLFNFLPYFLVFVSFSTLIQTPVQLRQMSWILVLGSLPVVILGFGQLFLNWSSKIRILWFVVEWEIEPGGQPVGRMASVFMYANINACYLMIVFILGIGLWLESYRRMRRRADKPKDHPGRNTVTQGGKLPTFPHSLTPSLLDSAGFAFFFLTVAMIAIFVALILTDSRNAWAIAIFACLAYAVYEGWHILVAGVAGIVASVLCAAFAPLAIAQLFRKVVPAFFWARLNDQLYPDRPIALLRKTQWQFALSLTQQRPWTGWGLRNFTPLYDAQMHIWLGHPHNLFLMLFAETGFPTTLLFCGLLVWIFIGGVQVLQKLKSVDQAEDKLICFSYLLVFVGWVLFNTADVSLFDFRLNTLSWLLLAAISGVVYRHNYHQRLAVK, encoded by the coding sequence ATGTTGGGAACCTGCTTGAAAACAGCTTTTCGTCATCCCAACCCTAGTTTGCAATCTTCTTGGAACTATGCCCAACTGGGAATACTCGTCTTCCCATTGCTTCCGTTTCTCGGCGCTGTGGGTATAGTTTTAGCAATCTTGGGAGGTTGGTTCACTCAATACCGCGCAATTATTCGCCGTCCCCTGCACTGGGGATTTGCGCTTCTGAGTGTCTTCATGCTGATCACCGTTAGTTTTGCCAACGACAAAACAGCGGCTTTCCTGGGTTTATTTAATTTCTTACCGTACTTTTTAGTTTTCGTTAGCTTTAGCACGCTTATTCAGACGCCTGTACAATTGCGGCAGATGTCTTGGATTTTGGTGCTTGGTTCTCTACCAGTGGTGATTCTCGGATTTGGGCAGTTGTTTTTAAACTGGTCTTCTAAAATAAGAATTTTGTGGTTTGTGGTGGAATGGGAGATAGAACCTGGAGGACAACCAGTAGGTCGCATGGCTTCCGTATTCATGTACGCCAACATCAATGCTTGTTATCTGATGATAGTTTTCATCCTAGGGATAGGGTTGTGGTTGGAAAGCTATCGGCGGATGAGGAGACGGGCAGACAAGCCCAAAGACCACCCAGGGAGAAACACAGTGACACAGGGAGGGAAACTTCCTACATTCCCTCACTCCTTGACTCCCTCACTGCTTGACTCTGCTGGCTTCGCCTTCTTCTTCTTGACGGTGGCGATGATTGCCATTTTTGTGGCGTTGATTTTGACTGACTCGCGCAATGCTTGGGCGATCGCCATTTTTGCTTGTTTAGCTTATGCGGTTTACGAAGGGTGGCACATTCTTGTGGCTGGTGTTGCTGGTATCGTCGCCAGCGTGCTTTGTGCTGCTTTTGCTCCTTTGGCTATAGCTCAATTGTTTCGTAAGGTTGTTCCCGCGTTCTTTTGGGCACGTTTAAACGACCAACTATATCCTGATAGACCAATCGCCTTACTTCGCAAAACACAGTGGCAATTTGCGTTGTCTTTAACTCAGCAACGTCCTTGGACAGGTTGGGGTTTACGCAATTTTACTCCTCTGTACGATGCACAGATGCATATTTGGTTAGGACATCCCCACAATTTGTTTTTAATGCTATTTGCGGAAACTGGTTTTCCCACGACTCTTTTATTCTGTGGCTTACTCGTTTGGATATTTATTGGGGGTGTCCAAGTGTTGCAAAAGTTAAAATCTGTAGATCAGGCAGAAGATAAATTGATATGTTTCAGTTATCTTCTGGTATTTGTGGGCTGGGTGTTATTTAACACAGCAGACGTCAGCTTATTCGATTTTCGCCTCAATACGCTCTCGTGGTTATTGTTAGCTGCTATTTCTGGAGTTGTCTATCGCCATAACTATCACCAAAGGCTTGCGGTGAAATAA
- the trxA gene encoding thioredoxin — MATKKEFNSFEEMLSGADVPVLVDFYADWCGPCHMMAPILEQVNAQLQGRIQIVKIDTEKYPELASQYEIYALPTLVLFKQGQPVDRIEGVLQTPQLVQRLTTSI, encoded by the coding sequence ATGGCGACTAAAAAAGAATTCAACAGCTTTGAGGAGATGCTGTCTGGTGCAGATGTACCAGTGTTGGTAGACTTTTATGCAGATTGGTGTGGACCTTGTCATATGATGGCTCCAATTTTAGAGCAAGTTAACGCTCAGCTCCAAGGACGCATACAAATTGTCAAAATTGATACTGAAAAATATCCAGAATTAGCAAGTCAATATGAAATTTATGCTCTACCAACGCTGGTACTATTTAAGCAGGGTCAGCCAGTGGATCGGATTGAGGGTGTGCTGCAAACACCGCAGTTAGTGCAACGTTTAACGACATCGATTTAA
- a CDS encoding sensor histidine kinase has translation MQKQPDKILAAVEHETARLNRLYQYEILDTPAEADFDDLTKLAAQICQTPVALIVFVDAYRQWFKSKVGMEITNAPLEAGFCPYTVQKGDTLIIPDTLADPPFAKNPVVVSPPHVRFYAGIPLITEENYSIGTLCVLDFVPRQLEQQQIEALQTLSRQVVAQLEQRLLTRRITQKNQQLDQALKELTHTQTQLMHNEKMVSLGHLVAGIAHEINNTLNFIYANLPYANQYTKDLLSLIKLYHKYYPNPVVEIEAATTAIDFNFIEEDVSKLMSSMTIGSERIHQIVLQLRNFSRVEETEKTAVNIHENLENTLLLLGHRLKGTSEYPKITVIKEYGHLPEIECYAGQLNQVFMNILTNAIDSLRSNLKSTINDQPTFEWNPCIWIKTEVLDFDYVVIQIADNGPGMTQKTCSMIFDPFFTTKPVGYGTGLGLSISYQIINNCGGQLTCVSAPGQGAKFVIKLPIGA, from the coding sequence ATGCAGAAACAACCTGATAAGATACTAGCTGCTGTGGAACACGAAACAGCACGGCTAAACAGACTTTATCAGTATGAAATACTCGACACGCCTGCTGAAGCGGACTTTGATGATTTGACTAAATTGGCAGCACAGATTTGTCAAACCCCAGTGGCGTTAATTGTTTTTGTAGATGCATACCGACAGTGGTTCAAATCAAAGGTTGGTATGGAAATTACGAATGCCCCACTTGAGGCTGGTTTCTGCCCATATACTGTCCAAAAAGGTGATACGTTAATCATTCCAGACACTTTAGCTGATCCACCATTTGCCAAGAATCCAGTCGTTGTCTCACCGCCTCACGTTCGGTTTTATGCAGGAATACCCCTGATCACAGAAGAAAATTATTCGATAGGTACACTCTGTGTACTCGACTTTGTACCGCGTCAACTTGAACAACAACAAATTGAAGCACTACAAACTCTCAGTCGTCAAGTGGTGGCGCAATTAGAGCAACGGCTTTTGACTCGTCGAATCACTCAAAAAAATCAGCAGCTAGACCAAGCTTTAAAAGAACTCACTCATACACAAACCCAACTGATGCACAACGAAAAAATGGTCAGTTTGGGTCATTTAGTTGCGGGTATTGCCCATGAAATTAACAATACACTCAATTTTATCTATGCTAATTTGCCCTACGCCAATCAATACACAAAAGATTTGCTAAGCCTAATTAAACTTTACCATAAATACTATCCCAATCCAGTGGTGGAAATTGAAGCTGCAACGACGGCGATTGACTTCAACTTCATTGAGGAAGACGTATCCAAACTTATGTCCTCAATGACAATTGGATCTGAGCGCATTCACCAAATTGTCTTACAATTGCGGAACTTCTCACGGGTTGAGGAAACCGAGAAAACAGCGGTGAATATTCACGAGAATCTTGAAAATACACTGTTACTCCTTGGACACCGCCTAAAAGGTACATCAGAGTATCCGAAGATCACAGTTATAAAAGAGTACGGTCACCTGCCTGAAATAGAATGCTATGCTGGACAGTTGAACCAGGTGTTTATGAATATTCTGACTAATGCAATTGATTCCCTTCGCAGCAATCTCAAGTCAACGATAAACGACCAGCCTACCTTTGAGTGGAATCCATGTATTTGGATCAAAACGGAAGTCTTAGATTTTGATTATGTTGTGATCCAAATTGCTGACAATGGACCAGGTATGACGCAGAAGACATGCTCAATGATTTTTGATCCCTTCTTTACCACGAAACCTGTCGGTTATGGTACAGGTTTGGGTTTGTCGATTAGTTATCAAATTATCAACAACTGTGGCGGACAATTGACGTGTGTTTCAGCACCCGGACAAGGTGCTAAGTTTGTCATCAAGCTGCCAATTGGTGCTTGA
- a CDS encoding DNA polymerase III subunit delta', which yields MTDAFAPLVGQQQAVELLLQAVAKKRIAPAYLFVGSDGVGRSLAARCFVELLFSPHQNRVRQGNHPDLLWVQPTYLHQGQRLTATEAAEKGLKRRAPATIRLEQIREITGFVSRSPLEAPRQVVVLDQAETMAEAAANALLKTLEEPGQTTLILIAPSVESVLSTLVSRCQRIPFYRLDATAMAQVLTQTGHEEVLQHPAVLSVAAGSPGDAIASYQQLQVIPPELLKTLTKVPSSYREALQLAKQIDKDLDTEAQLWLVDYLQQFYWQHKRQPSMIQQLEQARKSLLCYAQPRLVWECTLLSFVIH from the coding sequence ATGACTGACGCATTTGCACCACTTGTCGGACAACAGCAAGCAGTGGAATTACTGTTACAGGCTGTAGCAAAAAAACGTATTGCTCCAGCATATTTGTTTGTCGGTTCAGATGGTGTAGGACGGAGTTTAGCAGCACGGTGCTTTGTGGAATTGCTCTTCAGTCCACATCAAAACCGGGTGCGTCAAGGTAACCACCCAGATTTGTTGTGGGTGCAGCCAACTTATTTGCATCAAGGACAACGACTCACAGCAACAGAAGCAGCAGAAAAAGGACTTAAGCGCAGAGCACCGGCTACAATTCGCTTAGAACAAATTCGGGAAATTACTGGATTTGTAAGCCGTTCGCCGTTGGAAGCACCAAGACAAGTGGTTGTGCTGGATCAAGCAGAAACTATGGCGGAAGCTGCAGCAAATGCTTTGCTCAAGACTTTGGAAGAACCCGGACAGACAACGCTGATTTTAATCGCGCCTTCAGTTGAGTCTGTATTGTCAACATTGGTGTCGCGCTGTCAGCGAATTCCTTTCTATCGTTTGGATGCAACTGCAATGGCTCAAGTTCTGACACAAACAGGGCATGAGGAAGTTTTGCAGCATCCAGCAGTGTTGAGTGTTGCGGCTGGCAGTCCGGGAGATGCGATCGCATCCTACCAACAACTGCAAGTTATTCCCCCTGAACTACTCAAAACCCTGACCAAAGTCCCTTCATCTTACCGTGAGGCTTTGCAATTAGCTAAACAAATTGATAAAGATTTAGATACAGAAGCTCAATTGTGGTTAGTTGATTATCTGCAACAATTTTACTGGCAACACAAGCGTCAACCAAGCATGATTCAACAGTTAGAACAAGCTCGCAAATCTTTGCTTTGCTATGCTCAGCCGCGCCTTGTTTGGGAATGCACACTTTTATCATTTGTCATTCATTAG
- the fabG gene encoding 3-oxoacyl-[acyl-carrier-protein] reductase codes for MELLPENLQLLRDKVAIVTGASRGIGRAIALELAELGANIVVNYASSSNAAEEVVDTITKAGGSAIALQADVSQVDQVEALVNTVTKKFNRVDILVNNAGITRDTLLLRMKPEDWQAVIDLNLTGVFLCTRAVSKMMLKQRSGRIINITSVAGQMGNPGQANYSAAKAGVIGFTKTIAKEFASRGITVNAVAPGFIATDMTSDINAEEIIKYIPLARYGQPEEVAGMVRFLAADSAAAYITGQVFNVDGGMVMA; via the coding sequence ATGGAACTCTTGCCAGAAAATTTGCAACTTTTGCGTGACAAGGTAGCTATTGTTACCGGTGCTTCACGGGGAATTGGGCGGGCGATCGCATTAGAATTAGCGGAACTAGGAGCCAATATCGTCGTCAATTATGCCAGTTCCAGCAATGCAGCCGAAGAGGTCGTCGATACAATCACAAAAGCCGGAGGAAGTGCTATAGCGCTTCAAGCTGACGTTTCTCAAGTTGATCAGGTAGAAGCGCTGGTTAACACTGTGACAAAAAAGTTCAATCGTGTCGATATCTTGGTTAACAACGCCGGTATCACTCGCGACACACTGCTTTTGCGAATGAAACCAGAAGATTGGCAAGCTGTGATAGACCTAAATCTAACTGGTGTTTTCTTATGTACTCGTGCAGTAAGTAAAATGATGCTCAAACAACGTTCCGGGCGAATCATCAACATTACCTCTGTCGCCGGACAAATGGGTAACCCCGGACAAGCCAACTACAGTGCTGCCAAAGCAGGCGTCATCGGCTTTACTAAAACCATCGCCAAAGAATTTGCCTCTCGCGGTATCACGGTTAACGCTGTTGCTCCCGGTTTTATCGCCACGGACATGACAAGCGATATCAACGCTGAAGAAATTATCAAATATATTCCGCTAGCTCGTTATGGTCAACCAGAAGAAGTCGCTGGGATGGTGCGCTTTCTTGCTGCTGATTCCGCCGCTGCTTATATCACCGGACAAGTTTTTAACGTTGATGGCGGTATGGTGATGGCTTGA
- a CDS encoding TIGR04376 family protein — MGLFDDFNRFLENRLEEFLRNNPHLELEALLEQLREQEEDTLKLIADLQLQEKRSQEQILSTAQEIQRWHIRVEKAKSLNRQDLAAAAAQREAALLREGNQLWGQMQGVKERITQAKELLRKIQQRRQEVQAKAAQAQTARAKTKAQQPSETSGWWGATSGSFSGHDDLEEKFRRWETEEELEQMKRKMGK; from the coding sequence GTGGGCTTATTTGACGATTTTAATCGGTTTTTGGAAAACCGTTTGGAGGAATTCTTGCGTAATAATCCGCATTTGGAGTTGGAAGCGCTGTTGGAGCAGCTGCGCGAGCAAGAGGAAGACACATTGAAGCTCATTGCAGATTTACAATTGCAGGAGAAGCGATCGCAAGAACAAATTCTCTCCACAGCTCAAGAAATCCAAAGGTGGCATATCCGTGTAGAAAAGGCAAAATCTCTGAATAGACAGGACTTAGCGGCGGCTGCAGCACAACGAGAAGCCGCACTCTTGCGCGAAGGAAACCAGCTTTGGGGACAAATGCAAGGAGTGAAAGAACGCATCACCCAAGCCAAGGAACTATTGCGCAAAATTCAACAACGGCGACAGGAAGTGCAAGCCAAAGCAGCCCAAGCTCAAACAGCCCGTGCTAAGACTAAGGCGCAGCAGCCCTCAGAAACTAGCGGTTGGTGGGGTGCGACTAGCGGCTCTTTTAGTGGACATGACGATTTAGAGGAGAAGTTTCGCCGGTGGGAAACTGAGGAAGAGTTAGAACAAATGAAGCGAAAGATGGGGAAATAA